One part of the Deinococcus depolymerans genome encodes these proteins:
- a CDS encoding metallophosphoesterase has product MLRRALSTLGWTAAGVAALGVANTYRFQITTHRAPLPGLTRPVRIAHLSDLHYGVFMRRRSVRRWVQATRQARPDVIVVTGDFLDSGVGRRRHGKLLAELAHLHAPLGVYAVWGNHDWTSLNTNATRQDFAEQLAGVGVRLINNAGVQVRDDLFVAGVDDWWFGQQDLAAALGEHAGGAVVLLAHNPDYLSQVPAWVGLTLSGHTHGGQVRLPLFGPLKRRSTLLNVLRGWVRGDRIVQSPAEGTPAPTPNGQALGFVSRGLGVTGVPLRWDCPAELVLLDLHEPT; this is encoded by the coding sequence ATGCTGCGCCGCGCCCTGAGCACCCTCGGCTGGACAGCGGCGGGAGTGGCGGCGCTGGGCGTCGCCAACACCTACCGCTTCCAGATCACCACCCACCGCGCTCCGCTGCCCGGCCTGACCCGCCCGGTACGGATCGCGCACCTCAGCGACCTGCACTACGGGGTCTTCATGCGCCGCCGCTCGGTGCGCCGCTGGGTGCAGGCCACCCGGCAGGCCCGGCCGGACGTGATCGTCGTGACCGGCGACTTCCTGGACAGCGGTGTCGGGCGGCGCCGGCACGGGAAACTGCTGGCCGAACTCGCCCACCTGCACGCCCCGCTGGGCGTGTACGCCGTGTGGGGCAACCACGACTGGACCAGCCTGAACACCAACGCCACCCGCCAGGATTTCGCCGAGCAGCTGGCCGGGGTGGGGGTGCGGCTCATCAACAACGCGGGCGTGCAGGTCCGGGACGATCTGTTCGTCGCGGGCGTGGACGACTGGTGGTTCGGTCAGCAGGACCTCGCCGCGGCGCTCGGCGAACACGCGGGCGGCGCGGTGGTGCTGCTGGCCCACAACCCCGACTACCTGTCACAGGTGCCGGCCTGGGTGGGCCTGACGCTCAGCGGGCACACGCACGGTGGGCAGGTCCGCCTCCCGCTGTTCGGCCCGCTGAAACGCCGCAGCACCCTCCTGAACGTGCTGCGCGGCTGGGTGCGCGGGGACCGGATCGTGCAGTCGCCTGCCGAGGGGACGCCCGCGCCGACGCCGAACGGGCAGGCGCTGGGGTTCGTGTCGCGTGGGCTGGGGGTCACGGGTGTGCCGCTGCGCTGGGACTGCCCGGCAGAACTGGTGCTGCTCGACCTGCATGAACCCACCTGA
- the thiC gene encoding phosphomethylpyrimidine synthase ThiC, translating into MTTLTPPPTDPATEALTILDPELTAPFPNSEKVYLTGTLHAGVRVPARRIRQSPTLERVGDLTRTVPNPALLVPDTSGPYTDARLSVDLRAGLGHARPWLAGDARLELARERHHPALDLSGPLPFPRVPRPRRARPGAGITQLQAARRGEITPEMEFVALREALRQDPDFDLTHQHPGQGFGAAIPREITPEFVRSEVARGRAVIPANINHPELEPTVIGRNFRVKINANLGTSIVTSSIEEEVGKMIWATRWGADTVMDLSTGRHIHPTREWIVRNSAVPVGTVPIYQALEKVGGVAEDLTWDVYRDTLIEQAEQGVDYMTVHAGVRLAHLPLTARRRTGIVSRGGSILAKWCLAHHRENFLHTHFADICEILAAYDITFSLGDGLRPGSVEDANDAAQFAELDTLGELTRVAWDHGVQTMIEGPGHVPMQLIRENMTRQLDVCQEAPFYTLGPLTTDIAPGYDHITSAIGAAQIAWYGTAMLCYVTPKEHLGLPDRQDVRDGVIAYRIAAHAADLAKGHPGAQARDNALSKARFEFRWEDQFNLSLDPLKARALHDETLPADAAKTAHFCSMCGPHFCSMKLSHDLRAPDVLAGLEEKAREFRALGGEVYVPRQAQMGEGEA; encoded by the coding sequence ATGACCACCCTGACCCCACCCCCGACCGACCCTGCGACCGAAGCCCTGACGATTCTCGACCCGGAGCTGACCGCGCCGTTCCCGAACAGCGAGAAGGTGTACCTGACCGGCACGCTGCACGCCGGCGTGCGGGTGCCCGCGCGGCGCATCCGGCAGTCGCCGACCCTGGAACGCGTGGGCGACCTGACCCGCACCGTGCCGAACCCGGCCCTGCTCGTGCCGGACACGAGCGGGCCGTACACGGACGCCCGCCTGAGCGTGGACCTGCGCGCCGGGCTGGGGCACGCGCGCCCCTGGCTGGCCGGGGACGCCCGGCTGGAACTGGCGCGGGAGCGGCACCACCCGGCGCTGGACCTCAGCGGGCCGCTGCCGTTCCCGCGCGTGCCCCGCCCCCGCCGCGCCCGCCCCGGCGCGGGCATCACGCAGCTGCAGGCGGCGCGGCGCGGCGAGATCACCCCGGAGATGGAATTCGTCGCCCTGCGCGAGGCGCTGCGGCAGGACCCGGACTTCGACCTGACCCACCAGCACCCCGGGCAGGGGTTCGGGGCCGCCATCCCGCGCGAGATCACGCCGGAGTTCGTCCGGTCGGAGGTCGCGCGGGGCCGCGCGGTGATCCCCGCGAACATCAACCACCCGGAACTCGAACCCACCGTGATCGGGCGGAACTTCCGGGTGAAGATCAACGCGAACCTCGGCACCAGCATCGTCACCAGTTCCATCGAGGAGGAGGTCGGGAAGATGATCTGGGCGACCCGCTGGGGCGCGGACACGGTCATGGACCTCTCCACGGGTCGGCACATCCACCCCACCCGCGAGTGGATCGTCCGGAACAGCGCCGTGCCGGTCGGCACCGTGCCGATCTATCAGGCGCTGGAGAAGGTGGGCGGCGTGGCCGAGGACCTGACCTGGGACGTGTACCGCGACACGCTGATCGAGCAGGCCGAGCAGGGCGTGGACTACATGACCGTCCACGCCGGCGTGCGGCTGGCGCACCTGCCGCTCACCGCGCGGCGGCGTACCGGGATCGTGTCGCGCGGCGGGAGCATCCTCGCGAAGTGGTGCCTCGCGCATCACCGCGAGAACTTCCTGCACACGCACTTCGCGGACATCTGCGAGATCCTCGCCGCGTACGACATCACCTTCAGCCTCGGGGACGGCCTGCGCCCCGGCAGCGTCGAGGACGCCAACGACGCCGCGCAGTTCGCGGAACTCGACACGCTGGGCGAACTCACCCGCGTCGCGTGGGACCACGGCGTGCAGACCATGATCGAGGGCCCCGGCCACGTCCCCATGCAGCTCATCCGCGAGAACATGACCAGGCAGCTCGACGTGTGCCAGGAGGCGCCGTTCTACACGCTGGGGCCACTCACGACCGACATCGCGCCCGGGTACGACCACATCACGTCCGCGATCGGCGCGGCGCAGATCGCGTGGTACGGCACCGCCATGCTCTGCTACGTCACCCCGAAGGAGCACCTGGGCCTCCCGGACCGGCAGGACGTGCGCGACGGCGTGATCGCGTACCGCATCGCCGCGCACGCCGCCGACCTCGCCAAGGGCCACCCCGGCGCGCAGGCCCGCGACAACGCCCTGAGTAAGGCCCGGTTCGAGTTCCGCTGGGAGGACCAGTTCAACCTGTCCCTGGACCCCCTGAAGGCCCGCGCGCTGCACGACGAGACCCTGCCCGCCGACGCGGCGAAGACCGCGCACTTCTGCTCCATGTGCGGCCCGCACTTCTGCTCCATGAAACTCAGCCACGACCTGCGCGCCCCCGACGTCCTGGCCGGACTGGAGGAGAAGGCCCGCGAATTCCGCGCGCTGGGCGGCGAGGTGTACGTGCCCCGCCAGGCACAGATGGGCGAGGGGGAGGCGTGA
- a CDS encoding CopD family protein — protein MNTVLAALSLAGAAALLGGALTRHWLTPGHPRLRVLGAGLGLLLLGWGGQVAVTLDVLGFHAPPDLLDYLTGTAGGRAMLTGLTGALLLVAAGLGGWSWPALGAALLLAWGAAGVGHGAGHGAWVRALHAAHLGAMSVWVGGVFALLTVRPLGPALARRFTPAALGSLTVLTVTGLLMAGGHLQTPAQWTGDLYGQTLLVKLTLVVLAVGAAGLVRRAFAARSRPRRMLAREALLLLAVLGTTAVLTTLPPPHPTHGPGRKVSSGP, from the coding sequence GTGAACACCGTGCTGGCCGCCCTGAGTCTGGCGGGCGCCGCGGCGCTGCTGGGCGGCGCCCTGACCCGCCACTGGCTCACGCCCGGCCATCCGCGCCTGCGGGTCCTGGGCGCCGGCCTGGGCCTGCTGCTGCTCGGGTGGGGCGGCCAGGTGGCCGTGACGCTGGACGTCCTGGGATTTCACGCGCCGCCGGACCTGCTGGATTACCTGACCGGCACGGCCGGTGGCCGCGCCATGCTGACCGGCCTGACCGGCGCGCTGCTGCTCGTGGCCGCCGGGCTGGGCGGCTGGTCCTGGCCGGCGCTGGGCGCGGCCCTGCTGCTCGCGTGGGGAGCGGCCGGTGTGGGCCACGGTGCCGGTCACGGCGCGTGGGTACGGGCCCTGCACGCGGCGCACCTGGGCGCGATGTCGGTCTGGGTGGGCGGCGTGTTCGCGCTGCTGACGGTCCGGCCACTCGGGCCGGCGCTCGCGCGGCGCTTCACGCCGGCCGCGCTGGGCAGCCTGACCGTCCTGACCGTCACCGGCCTGCTGATGGCGGGCGGGCACCTGCAGACGCCCGCGCAGTGGACCGGTGACCTGTACGGGCAGACCCTGCTCGTCAAGTTGACGCTGGTGGTCCTGGCGGTCGGCGCGGCCGGGCTGGTCCGCCGGGCCTTCGCGGCGCGGTCCCGGCCGCGGCGGATGCTGGCCCGCGAGGCCCTGCTGCTGCTGGCGGTGCTGGGCACCACGGCCGTCCTGACGACCCTCCCCCCGCCCCACCCGACCCACGGACCCGGACGGAAGGTTTCGTCCGGACCGTAA
- the thiS gene encoding sulfur carrier protein ThiS — MTRPATLPATLTVNGEARPLTPGLTLHALLRDLNVNPARVAVAVNDDFYPGARAPQRTLEAGDVIEIVRIIGGG; from the coding sequence GTGACCCGCCCCGCCACCCTGCCCGCCACCCTGACCGTGAACGGCGAGGCGCGGCCCCTCACGCCCGGCCTGACCCTGCACGCCCTGCTGCGCGACCTGAACGTGAACCCGGCGCGCGTGGCGGTCGCCGTGAACGACGACTTCTACCCCGGCGCGCGCGCGCCGCAGCGCACCCTGGAGGCCGGAGATGTCATCGAGATCGTCCGCATCATCGGGGGGGGCTGA
- the thiE gene encoding thiamine phosphate synthase, with product MNLGHLYLVATPRAGQSQGEFLARIEAALDGGVDTLQLRCKDWEATPYIALGERVAALARPRGVPFFINDRVDVAAACGADGVHLGQGDLPPAWARTLAPGLLLGRSTHAPAQAHAALADAPAYIAAGPVHATPTKPGRAPAGLAYVRAVAALNPPLPWYAIGGIDASTIPGVLAAGATRVAVVRAVLDAPDPAQAASDLLAALRGVPA from the coding sequence GTGAACCTCGGCCACCTGTACCTCGTCGCCACGCCCCGCGCCGGGCAGTCGCAGGGCGAGTTCCTGGCACGCATCGAGGCCGCGCTGGACGGCGGCGTGGACACGCTGCAACTGCGCTGCAAGGACTGGGAGGCCACCCCCTACATCGCGCTGGGCGAGCGGGTGGCGGCGCTGGCCCGCCCGCGCGGCGTGCCCTTTTTCATCAACGACCGCGTGGACGTCGCCGCTGCGTGCGGCGCGGACGGCGTGCACCTGGGGCAGGGGGACCTGCCGCCCGCCTGGGCACGCACCCTCGCACCGGGGCTGCTCCTGGGCCGCAGCACGCACGCGCCCGCGCAGGCGCACGCCGCGCTGGCCGACGCCCCTGCCTACATCGCCGCCGGGCCGGTGCACGCCACGCCCACCAAACCGGGCCGCGCGCCCGCCGGACTGGCCTATGTGCGCGCCGTGGCCGCCCTGAACCCGCCGCTGCCCTGGTACGCCATCGGCGGGATCGACGCCAGCACCATCCCCGGGGTGCTGGCCGCCGGGGCGACCCGCGTGGCGGTCGTGCGCGCCGTCCTCGACGCGCCCGACCCCGCGCAGGCCGCATCTGACCTGCTGGCGGCGTTGCGGGGGGTGCCCGCGTGA
- a CDS encoding DUF1775 domain-containing protein — protein sequence MFKLNTALPVASALLFSVAGAHATVRTEAGLSESVAGKSETYRLNVPTEKDLSTTRIRLIVPAGVTLSRFQVTPGFTRTVVKNDAGLIREVIWTGRVAPMEYARFYFQAKNPPQAAELVWKIHQTYSDGSVVAWDDSNPAEGPASRTTVR from the coding sequence ATGTTCAAACTGAATACCGCGTTGCCCGTCGCTTCCGCCCTGCTGTTCTCCGTCGCCGGCGCGCACGCCACCGTCCGCACCGAGGCCGGCCTGAGCGAGTCCGTCGCCGGGAAAAGCGAGACGTACCGCCTGAACGTCCCCACCGAGAAGGACCTCAGCACCACCCGCATCCGGCTGATCGTGCCGGCGGGCGTCACCCTCAGCCGCTTTCAGGTGACCCCCGGCTTCACCCGCACGGTCGTGAAGAACGACGCCGGCCTGATCCGCGAGGTGATCTGGACGGGCCGCGTGGCCCCGATGGAATACGCACGCTTCTACTTCCAGGCGAAGAACCCCCCGCAGGCCGCGGAACTCGTCTGGAAGATCCACCAGACGTACAGCGACGGCAGCGTCGTCGCCTGGGACGACAGCAACCCCGCCGAGGGACCGGCCAGCAGGACCACCGTCAGGTGA
- a CDS encoding tyrosine-type recombinase/integrase — MTLVQLRNAVTISGLDDRALRVRAVEAASTYDDDMLTMITHAYMTVASRKGARTSRRTLEAYALAVKDYVRWAEQSGVSVLRPGRRDGGRYVAHLQTRPSRGRGRCGPLSAATAAQYVAGARALYRALSWAGATDAHPFQDAHVAPDPTPGIVKNPPYLHEVDQVLAHCDARLAALLLLCAHAGLRVSEALAVTTADLHGSSLTVRGKGGRVRRVPLGRRVREALGAAPPVTADGRLFDWKYAQATYRMRKAFRAAGHAEAWRGFHAARKHSGTRLYQATRDFTRVGLFLGHASVDTTRRYVAVQDNDVAGEVEFF, encoded by the coding sequence GTGACCCTCGTCCAGCTGCGCAACGCGGTCACCATCAGCGGTCTCGACGACCGCGCCCTGCGTGTCCGGGCGGTCGAGGCCGCCAGCACCTACGACGACGACATGCTCACGATGATCACGCACGCCTACATGACCGTCGCCAGCCGCAAGGGCGCCCGCACCAGCCGCCGCACCCTGGAAGCCTACGCCCTGGCCGTCAAGGACTACGTCCGCTGGGCCGAGCAGAGCGGCGTGTCGGTCCTGCGACCGGGCCGCCGTGACGGTGGCCGCTACGTCGCGCACCTGCAGACCCGCCCCAGCCGCGGCCGGGGCCGCTGCGGGCCGCTGTCCGCCGCGACGGCCGCGCAGTACGTGGCCGGCGCGCGCGCCCTGTACCGTGCGCTCAGCTGGGCCGGTGCCACCGACGCCCACCCCTTCCAGGACGCGCACGTCGCGCCGGACCCCACGCCCGGCATCGTGAAGAACCCCCCCTACCTGCACGAGGTCGACCAGGTGCTGGCGCACTGTGACGCGCGTCTGGCCGCGCTGCTGCTGCTGTGCGCCCATGCCGGGCTGCGCGTGAGCGAGGCGCTGGCTGTCACGACCGCCGACCTGCACGGGTCCTCCCTGACGGTGCGCGGCAAGGGTGGCCGGGTCCGGCGGGTGCCGCTGGGCCGCCGGGTCCGCGAGGCCCTGGGTGCGGCGCCGCCCGTCACGGCCGACGGGCGGCTGTTCGACTGGAAGTACGCGCAGGCCACGTACCGTATGCGCAAGGCCTTCCGCGCGGCCGGGCACGCCGAGGCGTGGCGGGGCTTTCACGCGGCCCGCAAGCATTCCGGTACGCGGCTGTACCAGGCGACGCGGGATTTCACGCGGGTGGGCCTGTTCCTGGGGCACGCGTCCGTCGATACCACCCGCCGGTACGTGGCCGTGCAGGACAACGATGTGGCGGGTGAGGTCGAGTTCTTCTGA
- a CDS encoding NAD(P)/FAD-dependent oxidoreductase: MIRVREVIVVGGGLIGALVAFTLRGAGADVLVLDADRPGAAWRAAAGLLTPDGERLRGTPLHADALEGLRRWPALAARLERSGLPVHLRPGVTRLQAGGGVVCTPGEGSLHPPSVVRAARQGLEVVAAQVQAIGPSGGGVRVRTDAGDWYAGQVVLAAGAWSGAFGVPVGARQGQALLLRGAPGVGAWYGPPAQGFSRYALSRPDGLYVGATSRDTWAVTPDLHAARWLRGAARTLVPGVDGAEVAAHLVGLRPVTPDGMPRVGPHPTVPGVLVAAGHGRHGSLLAPVTAARVQALVEQSVSA; this comes from the coding sequence GTGATCCGCGTGCGGGAGGTGATCGTGGTGGGCGGCGGCCTGATCGGGGCGCTGGTGGCGTTCACGCTGCGGGGGGCGGGTGCGGACGTCCTCGTGCTGGACGCGGACCGGCCGGGCGCGGCGTGGCGGGCGGCGGCGGGCCTGCTGACCCCGGACGGCGAGCGGCTGCGCGGCACGCCCCTGCACGCGGACGCACTGGAGGGACTGCGGCGCTGGCCCGCGCTGGCGGCGCGGCTGGAACGCTCGGGCCTGCCCGTTCACCTGCGGCCCGGCGTCACGCGACTTCAGGCGGGCGGTGGGGTGGTCTGCACACCCGGCGAGGGGAGCCTGCACCCGCCGTCGGTGGTCCGCGCGGCCCGGCAGGGGCTGGAGGTCGTGGCCGCGCAGGTCCAGGCCATCGGGCCGTCGGGCGGCGGGGTGCGGGTGCGGACGGACGCGGGCGACTGGTACGCCGGGCAGGTGGTCCTCGCGGCGGGCGCGTGGAGCGGGGCGTTCGGCGTGCCGGTGGGGGCGCGGCAGGGGCAGGCGCTGCTGCTGCGCGGCGCGCCCGGGGTGGGCGCGTGGTATGGCCCACCCGCACAGGGGTTCTCCCGTTACGCGCTGTCCCGCCCGGACGGGCTGTACGTCGGCGCGACGAGCCGCGACACCTGGGCCGTGACGCCCGACCTCCACGCGGCCCGCTGGCTGCGCGGCGCCGCCCGGACGCTCGTGCCCGGGGTGGACGGGGCGGAGGTCGCCGCGCACCTCGTGGGCCTGCGCCCGGTCACGCCGGACGGGATGCCGCGGGTCGGGCCGCACCCCACGGTGCCGGGCGTGCTCGTCGCGGCGGGGCACGGGCGGCACGGGTCGCTGCTCGCCCCGGTCACGGCGGCGCGCGTACAGGCACTGGTCGAACAGAGCGTGAGCGCATGA
- a CDS encoding GNAT family N-acetyltransferase: protein MDPYLRGGVGCLLAERDGQLLGYVLGRADPGGYRRALLAAAGRVAGRIVRPDTRLSLRYLLRAARHPGPHADERQYPAHLHLNLLPGARGQGVGRQLLLAHLQALRDAGVPGTQLSTTTENVAALRLYTRAGFEVAAQRDSDLWTPWLGRPARHVVMVQSLRAPSPATPAG, encoded by the coding sequence ATCGACCCCTACCTGCGCGGCGGTGTGGGCTGCCTGCTGGCCGAACGGGACGGGCAGCTCCTGGGGTACGTGCTGGGCCGCGCCGACCCGGGCGGGTACCGCCGGGCGCTGCTGGCCGCCGCAGGCCGGGTCGCGGGCCGGATCGTGCGGCCGGACACGCGCCTCAGCCTGCGGTACCTGCTGCGCGCCGCACGTCACCCCGGGCCGCACGCGGACGAACGGCAGTACCCGGCGCACCTGCACCTGAACCTGCTGCCCGGCGCGCGCGGTCAGGGCGTGGGCCGCCAGTTGCTGCTCGCGCACCTGCAGGCCCTGCGGGACGCGGGCGTGCCGGGCACGCAGCTCTCGACGACCACCGAGAACGTCGCGGCCCTCCGGCTGTACACCCGGGCCGGGTTCGAGGTCGCGGCGCAGCGGGACTCGGACCTGTGGACGCCGTGGCTGGGCCGCCCGGCGCGGCACGTGGTCATGGTTCAGTCCCTGCGGGCGCCGTCCCCGGCAACGCCTGCGGGCTGA
- a CDS encoding thiazole synthase, producing the protein MASDAFTLGGKVFTSRLMTGTGKFTDFGVMREALAASGSQIVTVAIRRVELKAPGHDGLLDALDWDAVQLLPNTAGCRTADEALRVARLARVATGVNWIKLEVIPDARYLLPDPVGTLRAAEALAADGFTVLPYVQADAVLARALEDAGCAAVMPLASPIGSGRGLRSPELLRTVLDGARVPIIVDAGLGVPSDAAQALELGADAVLVNTAIAEARDPVGMAHAFALGVQAGRAAFLAGRMPERTHASPSSPLGGVVRLPDPEVPV; encoded by the coding sequence ATGGCCTCTGACGCATTCACCCTCGGCGGCAAGGTGTTCACGTCGCGCCTGATGACCGGCACAGGCAAGTTCACGGATTTCGGCGTGATGCGCGAGGCGCTCGCCGCGAGCGGGTCGCAGATCGTGACCGTCGCCATCCGCCGCGTCGAATTGAAGGCCCCGGGGCACGACGGGCTGCTGGACGCCCTGGACTGGGACGCCGTGCAACTCCTGCCGAACACCGCCGGGTGCCGCACGGCCGACGAGGCGCTGCGCGTGGCGCGGCTGGCGCGCGTGGCGACCGGCGTGAACTGGATCAAGCTGGAGGTCATCCCGGACGCCCGCTACCTGCTGCCCGACCCCGTGGGCACGCTCCGCGCGGCCGAGGCGCTGGCCGCCGACGGGTTCACGGTGCTGCCGTACGTGCAGGCGGACGCGGTGCTCGCCCGCGCGCTGGAGGACGCCGGGTGCGCCGCCGTGATGCCCCTGGCGAGCCCCATCGGCTCCGGGCGGGGCCTGCGCAGTCCCGAGCTGCTGCGCACCGTGCTGGACGGCGCGCGCGTGCCCATCATTGTGGACGCGGGCCTGGGCGTTCCGAGCGACGCGGCGCAGGCGCTGGAACTCGGCGCGGACGCCGTGCTGGTGAACACCGCGATCGCCGAGGCGCGCGACCCGGTCGGCATGGCCCACGCGTTCGCGCTGGGCGTGCAGGCGGGCCGCGCGGCGTTCCTGGCCGGACGGATGCCCGAACGCACGCACGCCAGCCCCAGCAGCCCGCTGGGCGGGGTGGTGCGTCTGCCCGACCCGGAAGTGCCCGTGTGA
- a CDS encoding copper resistance CopC family protein, translating to MNKTLTLLTTLTLSVAAAHTAVSGVTPAPAATVRAPAAVTLTFSEPVELRFSTFRVMAVPAGVSVPEAARRALAEPADSARLASRPGVVTGAAVRLTLPLKASLKAGPFVVAWKILSEDGHPVTGHSTFRVR from the coding sequence ATGAACAAGACCCTGACCCTGCTCACCACCCTGACCCTGTCCGTCGCGGCGGCCCACACCGCCGTGTCGGGCGTGACCCCGGCCCCGGCCGCCACCGTGCGCGCCCCGGCGGCCGTGACCCTGACCTTCAGCGAACCGGTCGAGTTGCGCTTCTCGACGTTCCGCGTGATGGCCGTCCCCGCGGGCGTGAGCGTCCCCGAGGCGGCGCGGCGCGCCCTGGCCGAACCGGCGGACTCGGCGCGGCTCGCGAGCCGGCCCGGCGTGGTGACCGGCGCGGCCGTGCGGCTCACCCTGCCCCTGAAGGCGTCCCTGAAGGCCGGACCGTTCGTGGTCGCCTGGAAGATCCTCTCGGAGGACGGTCACCCGGTCACCGGCCACAGCACCTTCCGCGTCCGGTGA
- a CDS encoding glycerate kinase, with product MTDLRPGSLGDPRALLRDAFLHALTVASPERLLAPHLAREAQPDLILAVGKASVPMARAALARWPQVPALVVRPAGPGGTDLPGLPAHAVVRTAAHPVPDASSEAAAREVLGRLRALGASQRALLLLSGGGSALLCLPRGVTLEGKQALTRDLLRCGADIHEINTVRRHLSGVKGGQLAAATRAHVRSLILSDVVGDDPAFIASGPAVPDPTTPADALAVLDRYALPAPEVRASLRRGRAGTPAVLPNASWEVIGSNRTLLEAARAFLRARGVPAVILGDTFTGEAQVLAGFHAAVIRSVRAHGTPVPAPVVLLSGGEATVTLTGGSGRGGRNLEFALALLAALGEEGVYALSAGSDGVDGSSAAAGAFLTPDSFARAVRAGLDVRAFLRSHDSHGFFEALGDTLVTGLTGHNLNDVRAVLVGPVG from the coding sequence ATGACCGACCTGCGGCCCGGTTCCCTGGGCGACCCGCGTGCGTTGCTGCGGGACGCGTTCCTGCACGCACTCACGGTGGCGTCCCCGGAGCGGCTGCTCGCGCCGCACCTGGCGCGGGAGGCGCAGCCCGACCTGATCCTGGCGGTCGGGAAGGCCAGCGTGCCGATGGCGCGCGCCGCGCTGGCCCGCTGGCCGCAGGTGCCGGCCCTGGTCGTCCGGCCGGCCGGGCCAGGCGGGACGGACCTGCCGGGCCTGCCCGCCCACGCCGTGGTGCGGACCGCCGCGCACCCGGTGCCGGACGCGAGCAGCGAGGCGGCCGCCCGCGAGGTCCTGGGGCGCCTGCGGGCGCTGGGGGCCTCGCAGCGGGCGCTGCTGCTGCTGTCCGGCGGGGGCAGCGCGCTGCTGTGCCTGCCGCGCGGCGTGACCCTGGAAGGCAAGCAGGCCCTCACCCGTGACCTGCTGCGCTGCGGCGCCGACATTCATGAGATCAACACCGTGCGCCGTCACCTGTCCGGCGTGAAGGGTGGGCAGCTGGCCGCCGCCACGCGCGCGCACGTCCGGTCCCTGATCCTCTCGGACGTGGTCGGGGACGACCCGGCCTTCATCGCGAGCGGCCCGGCCGTCCCGGACCCGACCACGCCGGCGGACGCGCTCGCGGTGCTCGACCGGTACGCGCTGCCCGCCCCGGAAGTCCGCGCGTCCCTGCGCCGCGGACGCGCCGGCACGCCTGCGGTGCTGCCGAACGCCTCGTGGGAGGTGATCGGCTCGAACCGCACGTTGCTGGAGGCGGCGCGGGCGTTCCTGCGGGCGCGGGGTGTGCCGGCCGTGATTCTCGGTGATACCTTCACGGGCGAGGCGCAGGTCCTGGCCGGGTTTCACGCGGCGGTGATCCGGTCGGTCCGGGCGCACGGCACGCCGGTTCCGGCGCCGGTCGTGCTGCTCTCGGGGGGCGAGGCGACCGTGACGCTGACGGGCGGCAGCGGCCGTGGGGGGCGGAACCTGGAGTTCGCGCTGGCCCTGCTGGCGGCGCTGGGAGAGGAGGGAGTGTACGCCCTGTCGGCCGGCAGTGACGGCGTGGACGGAAGCAGCGCCGCGGCGGGGGCGTTTCTCACGCCGGACAGTTTCGCGCGGGCGGTCCGGGCGGGGCTGGACGTGCGGGCGTTCCTGCGCTCGCATGACTCGCACGGTTTCTTCGAGGCGCTGGGAGACACGCTGGTGACGGGCCTGACGGGGCATAACCTGAACGATGTCCGCGCTGTGCTGGTCGGTCCGGTCGGCTGA
- the thiD gene encoding bifunctional hydroxymethylpyrimidine kinase/phosphomethylpyrimidine kinase encodes MTVPVALTIAGSDSGGGAGIQADLKTFEAHGVYGASVLTLITAQNTRGVQAAHPLPPELVAAQLRSVLDDFPVAAVKTGALGNAGLVCAVADILRGRDLPLVVDPVMLAKSGDALLDASALHALRDDLLPLATLVTPNVPEWAALRAAGVPDTTPLLLKGGHAPGGTVTDELCAHGHHLTLRAPRQHTRHTHGTGCTLSAAITANLARGLALPDAVRAAHAYLQAAIRAAPGLGAGHGPLGHRAAGELRSPA; translated from the coding sequence ATGACCGTCCCCGTTGCCCTGACCATCGCGGGCTCGGATTCCGGTGGGGGGGCGGGCATCCAGGCGGACCTGAAGACCTTCGAGGCACATGGCGTGTACGGCGCGAGCGTCCTGACGCTGATCACCGCGCAGAACACGCGGGGCGTTCAGGCGGCGCACCCGCTGCCGCCGGAGCTGGTGGCCGCGCAGCTGAGATCCGTGCTGGACGATTTCCCGGTCGCGGCGGTGAAGACGGGTGCGCTGGGCAACGCGGGGCTGGTGTGCGCCGTGGCCGACATCCTGCGGGGCCGGGACCTGCCGCTGGTCGTCGATCCGGTGATGCTCGCCAAGAGCGGGGACGCCCTGCTGGACGCCAGCGCCCTGCACGCCCTGCGGGACGACCTGCTGCCCCTGGCGACACTCGTCACCCCGAACGTGCCGGAGTGGGCGGCGCTGCGCGCGGCGGGCGTGCCGGACACCACGCCGCTGCTCCTGAAGGGTGGGCACGCGCCGGGCGGGACCGTCACCGACGAACTGTGCGCCCACGGCCACCACCTCACGCTGCGCGCGCCGAGGCAGCACACGCGGCACACGCACGGCACGGGCTGCACGCTGTCGGCAGCGATCACCGCGAACCTCGCGCGCGGTCTGGCCCTGCCGGACGCGGTGCGGGCCGCGCACGCGTACCTGCAGGCCGCGATCCGCGCCGCGCCGGGCCTGGGCGCGGGGCACGGGCCGCTCGGGCACCGGGCGGCGGGGGAGCTGCGGTCCCCCGCCTGA